One window from the genome of Crassostrea angulata isolate pt1a10 chromosome 2, ASM2561291v2, whole genome shotgun sequence encodes:
- the LOC128173933 gene encoding uncharacterized protein LOC128173933, producing MGPLQLTYEHIKGEMKMGLGGYLYIQCSNCGQLNNVPYGSTYTKPSTRGQKILPVNTKLGAAMIDSIGGPQRVNNFLTTLDLPSISHKNLKCMERRAGNLIEAYADKRMASATDASFDAEMSDISNLEEKNAPFIQHATFDEELEQTGSFDSENHNDYDDDYEV from the exons ATGGGACCATTACAACTTACATATGAACACATTAAAGGTGAAATGAAGATGGGGTTGGGAGGGTATTTGTATATTCAGTGCAGCAACTGCGGTCAGTTGAATAACGTCCCATACGGCAGTACATACACCAAACCATCAACAAGAGGACAGAAAATACTCCCAGTGAACACAAAGTTGGGTGCAG CAATGATTGACTCAATTGGAGGGCCACAACGAGTCAACAATTTCCTTACCACCCTAGATCTCCCATCAATATCacacaaaaatctgaaatgCATGGAGAGACGAGCTGGGAATCTGATTGAGGCTTATGCTGACAAACGTATGGCCAGTGCAACAGATGCATCTTTCGATGCTGAAATGAG TGACATCTCAAACTTGGAAGAAAAGAATGCACCATTCATTCAGCATGCAACTTTTGATGAGGAGTTGG AGCAGACAGGAAGTTTTGATTCAGAAAATCATAATGATTATGATGATGATTATGAAGTGTAA
- the LOC128173935 gene encoding uncharacterized protein LOC128173935, producing MDTISMDALETLTPEDISKAKIPVGQMKLLLKAVRNTFRAVDTPSPVAAQQTPNTSAETAAATSTPNDLATAVNSETCDDAFVRVVMDQMRASQANIAKSVVPEPLRNQELPPEIQVNTPALCHFPNFYYICHQPHCHFFCLGTSPESQTHSLDSRVVHLRTNAYAASTRRTYLTYLHSFLKFCSDNNIAPVPISSANLGRYIAHLSLKLSFSSLRNYLSVVRILHLEAGKPNPLDSYYISSILKGARRVLGEVSKPKLPITIDILKQVFSCIDLSSPHDICFWAAFLVAFFSFFRKSNLLAPSWGHFDPNKHLCRSNIKFGGDGVIITVHWSKTIQYSQRSLEIPLPLIPNSPFCPSTALMLLFKSTPCSIQSVPAFIFRQQSSTKLMTHDIFVSRLRFFLHKLGYNPSRYSAHSFRRGGASFALQCGLPPDLIQTQGDWRSDVYKTYLDPSLSFRQQVATTLGQAIGKVL from the exons ATGGATACGATTTCAATGGACGCCTTGGAGACTCTTACCCCAGAGGACATTTCGAAGGCGAAAATCCCCGTGGGCCAAATGAAACTTTTACTTAAGGCAGTCCGCAACACGTTTCGTGCCGTGGACACACCATCTCCTGTGGCCGCACAACAAACACCGAACACCAGTGCCGAGACCGCCGCCGCTACCTCGACCCCAAACGACCTCGCTACCGCGGTGAACTCGGAGACGTGTGACGACGCTTTCGTCCGCGTGGTGATGGACCAGATGAGGGCCAGCCAAGCAAACATCGCCAAGTCCGTCGTACCAGAGCCCCTACGGAACCAGGAGCTGCCTCCAGAAATTCAAG TAAATACCCCTGCCCTATGCCATTTTCCGAATTTCTACTACATATGTCACCAGCCTCACTGTCATTTCTTTTGTCTAGGCACCTCACCGGAATCTCAAACCCACTCTCTGGATTCTAGGGTTGTGCACCTGAGGACTAATGCCTATGCAGCTTCCACACGTCGTACTTACCTAACATATTTACACTCCTTTCTTAAGTTTTGCTCAGACAATAATATTGCACCTGTGCCAATTTCCTCGGCTAATCTTGGTAGATATATTGCTCATTTATCTCTAAAGTTGTCCTTTAGTTCATTACGGAATTACCTGTCAGTTGTTAGAATTCTGCATTTAGAAGCAGGAAAACCCAACCCCCTTGATTCCTATTACATTTCAAGCATTTTAAAAGGGGCCCGGCGGGTGTTAGGGGAAGTCTCCAAACCCAAGTTACCTATTACAATTGACATACTTAAGCAAGTGTTTTCCTGCATTGACTTGTCTTCCCCGCATGACATTTGTTTTTGGGCAGCTTTTCTAGTagcatttttctcattttttagaAAGTCAAATCTTTTAGCCCCATCATGGGGTCACTTTGACCCTAACAAACACCTGTGTCGTTCCAATATCAAGTTTGGTGGTGATGGGGTTATCATTACTGTCCACTGGTCTAAAACCATTCAGTACAGTCAAAGATCCTTAGAAATTCCCCTACCCCTGATTCCTAATTCTCCATTCTGCCCGAGCACAGCCTTAATGCTGCTGTTTAAATCTACACCCTGCTCTATTCAATCAGTGCCAGCTTTTATATTTAGGCAACAAAGTTCTACCAAATTAATGAcacatgatatttttgtttcacgACTTAGATTTTTTTTGCACAAACTGGGTTACAACCCTAGTCGTTACTCTGCTCATAGCTTCAGGAGAGGTGGGGCATCCTTTGCCTTACAGTGTGGACTGCCTCCTGATTTAATTCAAACTCAAGGGGACTGGCGTAGTGATGTTTATAAAACCTACCTTGACCCCTCTCTCTCCTTCCGACAACAAGTAGCAACCACCTTAGGACAAGCAATAGGCAAAGTACTGTAG